The following proteins come from a genomic window of Rhodanobacteraceae bacterium:
- a CDS encoding DUF1441 family protein, translating to MDELTFSIAQIARSMRAARETVSRKLAAAGVEPAGQRGGYPVYDLPAIVAAFAAHGGKRDPSQMSAFELRAFYAAERDRLKPGRRGRRPAGAC from the coding sequence GTGGACGAACTGACTTTCAGCATCGCGCAGATTGCCCGGAGCATGAGGGCGGCTCGCGAGACAGTCTCACGGAAGCTAGCCGCGGCAGGCGTGGAGCCAGCCGGGCAGCGTGGCGGATATCCGGTGTACGACCTGCCCGCCATCGTGGCCGCATTCGCAGCGCACGGCGGCAAGCGCGACCCTAGCCAGATGAGCGCGTTCGAGCTGCGCGCGTTCTACGCCGCCGAACGGGATCGGCTAAAGCCTGGGCGTCGAGGCCGGCGACCTGCTGGTGCGTGCTGA
- a CDS encoding DUF1441 family protein: MRADVAAVLGRIAGPLVRELETLPDRLERDMRVSGEVVEYVRGVIRAARDRMAAAIDEVGSERLHPALQRSIGRDL; encoded by the coding sequence GTGCGTGCTGATGTTGCCGCTGTCCTCGGGCGCATCGCCGGGCCGCTGGTGCGCGAGCTGGAAACGCTGCCGGATCGCCTAGAGCGCGACATGCGCGTCAGTGGTGAGGTTGTGGAGTACGTGCGCGGAGTGATCCGGGCAGCGCGTGATCGGATGGCGGCAGCGATAGACGAGGTGGGAAGTGAACGACTACACCCAGCGCTTCAACGAAGCATTGGCCGCGATCTGTGA
- a CDS encoding DUF4124 domain-containing protein, whose translation MRTVIAIALTLAANAVFASQVYKCKDVNGTVVFSQRPCADDPAQVETVDTSRSLKTGTGGSVEEQSEFAAMNEIRRKCAARLDGISGRYAAQRASIARQIAALEASIERTNNNLAGATAESGLRQQIGSLSVERGSLAAAEASEMQSARQQCRDEREGRGRAPSGGAEGAHEVALVTQSLRTGKIVAFSDVQKQR comes from the coding sequence ATGCGAACCGTGATCGCAATCGCGCTGACACTGGCCGCTAACGCCGTGTTCGCCTCGCAGGTCTACAAGTGCAAGGACGTCAATGGGACCGTTGTGTTCAGCCAGCGGCCCTGCGCGGATGATCCGGCGCAAGTGGAAACCGTTGATACGTCGCGTTCGCTCAAGACCGGAACGGGTGGATCGGTCGAGGAACAGAGCGAATTCGCCGCTATGAACGAGATCCGCCGCAAGTGTGCGGCCAGACTGGACGGCATATCCGGCCGATACGCTGCGCAGCGAGCCAGCATCGCGAGACAGATCGCGGCACTGGAGGCCAGCATCGAGCGGACCAACAACAACTTGGCCGGCGCAACGGCGGAATCCGGCTTGCGTCAGCAGATTGGAAGCCTGTCGGTCGAACGTGGCTCACTCGCTGCCGCTGAGGCAAGCGAGATGCAGTCAGCACGTCAGCAGTGCCGCGACGAGAGAGAAGGCAGAGGAAGAGCGCCAAGCGGAGGCGCAGAGGGAGCGCACGAAGTAGCGCTTGTTACGCAGTCGTTACGCACCGGCAAAATTGTCGCCTTTTCGGACGTCCAAAAACAGCGATAA
- a CDS encoding EAL domain-containing protein produces the protein MQEPSTAALGEILLRTEAVAFRWIAAPGWPVAMVSDNVRRWGYEPRALERGDPPFADLIHPEDLPRVALEVERHATLGRDRFLQEYRLRDGQDGWRWVEDHTWIERAPDGHPVAFNGVLLDVTGRKQAELGLELAASAVPALLEDEPLGHLVQRVLERLGLGMGADRVYIFETHSMHGEVLASQRHEWCQEGIAPEIDNPTLRDLPFERLFPRWLALLRGDSAVAGAVSGFPAEEREILEAQQIQSLIVVPVNLRGQLWGFVGFDSVRHVRHWTSAEERVLRLTAAALAAAIEQERVVAALRTSEQRQRMALEGAGAGAWEWRPGQPSRWSERYFELLGLEPGCVEPSYQNWLGAVHPADRAWVDAEFEHAFRTAAPLSIEYRVQTTDESPRWVQSVGRTLVDSTGRPEGMVGILLDIDARKQTEERLRLSAAVIDSTRDGVVVTDLSARIIAVNRAYCEITGYPESELLGQNPRLLQSGRHDDRFFAEMWADLGGKGHWQGEIWSRRRNGEVFPEWLTISAVRDEGGRLRHYVGVVTDISRLKQTEAELARLAHFDPLTGLPNRLLAQTRLEYAISRAEHDGHRLALLFIDMDRFKTVNDSLGHQVGDELLCAVGERFRRAAGSSDTVARLGGDEFLVIVESVGNARAAGDVARHLLSTLSEPFLLPSGHEVFADASIGISLYPEDGSTATDLVRCADAALYRAKDLGRNTFHFYTPSLVDAASDRLELEGRLRRALTRGEFEVHYQPLLDCDSTRIMGVEALVRWQPPGEPMVYPGRFIPLAEETGLISALGDWVLETACRQVQRWRRSAHPDLRLCVNLSARQLRQPEFPDRLTRVLADTGLDPDALELEITESMLMEHGSMVIGTLHALRGLGVRVAIDDFGTGYSSLAYLKRLPLDTLKIDRSFVADIPSHEGGAEIAAAIIALGHTLHLDILAEGVETQAQLEFLRARGCDHFQGFLISPAVNAEELARRFLTPGHA, from the coding sequence ATGCAGGAACCGTCTACCGCGGCACTCGGGGAAATCCTGCTGCGCACCGAAGCGGTCGCATTCCGCTGGATTGCTGCACCCGGGTGGCCGGTCGCGATGGTGTCGGACAACGTGCGTCGCTGGGGCTACGAACCGCGCGCTCTGGAACGCGGCGACCCGCCATTCGCCGACTTGATCCACCCGGAGGACCTGCCGCGCGTGGCGCTGGAGGTGGAGCGTCACGCCACCCTGGGCCGCGACCGCTTCCTGCAGGAGTACCGCCTGCGCGACGGCCAGGATGGCTGGCGCTGGGTGGAGGACCACACCTGGATCGAACGCGCGCCGGACGGCCATCCGGTCGCCTTCAACGGTGTCCTGCTCGACGTCACCGGGCGCAAGCAAGCCGAGCTTGGGCTGGAACTCGCGGCCAGCGCGGTGCCGGCGCTGCTGGAGGACGAGCCACTCGGGCACCTGGTGCAGCGCGTGCTGGAGCGCCTGGGCCTGGGCATGGGCGCCGACCGCGTCTACATCTTCGAGACCCACAGCATGCATGGCGAAGTGCTCGCCAGCCAGCGCCATGAATGGTGCCAGGAAGGGATCGCTCCCGAGATCGACAACCCGACCTTGCGGGACCTGCCGTTCGAGCGCCTGTTCCCGCGCTGGCTGGCGCTGCTGCGTGGCGACAGCGCGGTCGCCGGGGCCGTATCCGGGTTTCCTGCGGAAGAGCGCGAGATCCTTGAGGCGCAGCAGATCCAGAGCCTGATCGTGGTGCCGGTCAACCTGCGCGGCCAGCTGTGGGGCTTCGTCGGCTTCGATTCCGTGCGCCATGTGCGCCACTGGACTTCGGCCGAAGAACGCGTGCTGCGGTTGACGGCCGCCGCGCTGGCCGCGGCGATCGAACAGGAACGCGTGGTTGCCGCCCTGCGCACCAGCGAGCAACGCCAGCGCATGGCCCTGGAGGGCGCCGGCGCCGGCGCCTGGGAATGGCGCCCGGGGCAACCCAGCCGCTGGTCGGAACGCTACTTCGAGTTGCTCGGCCTGGAACCCGGGTGCGTGGAGCCGAGCTACCAGAACTGGCTGGGCGCGGTCCATCCGGCCGATCGCGCCTGGGTGGACGCCGAGTTCGAGCACGCCTTCCGCACCGCGGCGCCGCTGTCCATCGAATACCGGGTGCAGACCACGGACGAGTCGCCCCGCTGGGTGCAGTCGGTAGGGCGTACGCTGGTGGACAGCACCGGGCGCCCGGAAGGCATGGTCGGCATCCTGCTCGACATCGATGCACGCAAGCAGACCGAGGAGCGCCTGCGCCTGTCGGCCGCGGTGATCGACAGCACCCGCGATGGCGTGGTGGTCACCGACCTCAGCGCTCGCATCATTGCGGTCAATCGCGCCTATTGCGAGATCACCGGCTATCCCGAGTCCGAGTTGCTCGGGCAGAACCCGCGCCTGCTGCAGTCCGGGCGCCACGACGACCGCTTCTTCGCCGAGATGTGGGCGGACCTTGGCGGCAAGGGCCACTGGCAGGGCGAGATCTGGAGCCGCCGGCGCAACGGCGAGGTCTTCCCCGAGTGGCTGACGATCAGCGCCGTGCGCGACGAAGGCGGCCGATTGCGGCATTACGTCGGCGTGGTCACCGACATCTCGCGGCTGAAGCAGACCGAGGCCGAACTGGCGCGCCTGGCGCACTTCGACCCGCTCACCGGGCTGCCCAATCGACTGCTGGCGCAGACACGGCTGGAGTACGCCATCAGCCGCGCCGAGCACGACGGGCATCGGCTGGCCCTGCTGTTCATCGACATGGACCGCTTCAAGACGGTCAACGATAGCCTCGGCCATCAGGTGGGCGACGAGCTGCTGTGCGCCGTCGGCGAGCGCTTCCGCCGCGCCGCCGGCAGCAGCGACACGGTCGCGCGCCTCGGCGGCGACGAATTCCTGGTGATCGTCGAGAGCGTGGGCAACGCGCGCGCCGCCGGCGATGTCGCGCGCCATCTGCTCTCGACGCTGAGCGAGCCCTTCCTGCTGCCCAGCGGTCACGAGGTCTTCGCCGACGCCAGCATCGGCATCAGCCTGTATCCCGAGGATGGCAGCACTGCCACCGACCTGGTGCGCTGCGCCGACGCGGCGCTGTATCGCGCCAAGGACCTGGGCCGCAACACCTTCCATTTCTACACGCCGAGCCTGGTCGACGCCGCCAGCGACCGCCTGGAACTCGAGGGCCGCCTGCGCCGCGCACTCACGCGCGGCGAATTCGAGGTCCATTACCAGCCGCTGCTCGACTGCGACAGCACCCGCATCATGGGCGTCGAGGCGCTGGTGCGCTGGCAGCCACCGGGCGAGCCGATGGTCTACCCGGGCCGCTTCATCCCGCTGGCCGAGGAAACCGGCCTGATTTCCGCGCTCGGCGACTGGGTGCTGGAGACCGCCTGTCGCCAGGTCCAGCGCTGGCGCCGCAGCGCGCATCCGGACCTGCGCCTGTGCGTCAACCTGTCGGCGCGCCAGTTGCGCCAACCGGAGTTCCCGGACCGGCTGACGCGTGTGCTCGCCGACACCGGCCTCGACCCGGACGCGTTGGAGCTGGAGATCACCGAATCCATGCTGATGGAGCACGGCAGCATGGTGATCGGCACCCTGCACGCGCTGCGCGGCCTGGGCGTGCGCGTCGCCATCGACGATTTCGGCACCGGCTACAGCTCGCTCGCCTACCTCAAGCGCCTGCCGCTGGACACGCTGAAGATCGACCGCAGCTTCGTGGCCGACATCCCCAGCCACGAAGGCGGCGCGGAGATCGCCGCAGCCATCATCGCGCTCGGCCACACCCTGCACCTCGACATCCTGGCAGAAGGCGTGGAAACCCAGGCCCAGCTCGAATTCCTGCGCGCGCGCGGCTGCGACCATTTCCAGGGCTTCCTGATCAGCCCCGCGGTCAACGCCGAAGAACTCGCCCGCCGCTTCCTCACACCCGGCCACGCCTGA
- the aspS gene encoding aspartate--tRNA ligase, with protein MSAQTSFRSHLCGRVDETLAGNNVVLCGWANTRRDHGGVIFVDLRDHSGVVQVVIEPDNAAAFAAADRVRYEFCLRIEGTVRARPASQVNERLSTGMIEVIATTVEVLNASAPLPFMLDETPNEEARLRYRYLDIRRSQMQKQLRLRTKLVQEIRHYLDAQDFQDIETPILTKATPEGARDYLVPSRVNPGQFYALPQSPQLFKQILMMAGMDRYYQIARCFRDEDLRADRQPEFTQLDIEMAFVREQDIQDRVEELVRHVFRTVIGVELANPFPRMPYSEAMRRYGSDKPDLRNPLELVDVAEFVKTSGFKVFAGPANDAGGRVAALRVPNGATLTRKQIDDYGPYVARYGAKGLAWIRVDDLAKGRDGMTSPIVKFLDDAALDGILKAVGAQTGDLIFFGAGPYKTVSDFMGALRLVVGRDCKLVEDGWRPLWVVDFPMFEFDHAENRWVSLHHPFTAPSIDDVAELTANPGDALSRGYDCVLNGNEIGGGSIRIHRPELQSAVFRLLGIEEEEAKVKFGFLLEALRYGCPPHGGIAFGIDRIATLMCGVDSIREVIAFPKTASAQCPLTDAPSEVPDRQLQELSVRVVRKEKDAANG; from the coding sequence ATGTCCGCCCAAACTTCCTTTCGCAGCCACCTGTGCGGCCGAGTCGACGAGACCCTGGCCGGCAACAATGTGGTGCTCTGCGGCTGGGCGAATACGCGGCGCGACCACGGCGGGGTGATCTTCGTCGATCTGCGCGACCACTCCGGCGTAGTCCAGGTGGTGATCGAGCCGGACAATGCCGCGGCCTTCGCCGCGGCGGACCGCGTGCGCTACGAGTTTTGCCTGCGCATCGAAGGCACGGTGCGCGCGCGGCCGGCTTCGCAGGTCAACGAGCGCCTGTCCACCGGCATGATCGAGGTGATCGCGACCACCGTGGAAGTGCTGAACGCGTCGGCGCCGCTGCCCTTCATGCTCGACGAGACACCGAACGAGGAGGCGCGCCTGCGCTACCGCTATCTCGACATCCGCCGCAGCCAGATGCAGAAGCAGCTGCGCCTGCGCACCAAGCTGGTGCAGGAGATCCGCCACTACCTCGACGCGCAGGATTTCCAGGACATCGAGACGCCGATCCTGACCAAGGCCACGCCGGAAGGCGCGCGCGACTACCTGGTGCCGAGCCGCGTCAACCCGGGCCAGTTCTACGCCCTGCCGCAGAGCCCGCAGCTGTTCAAGCAGATCCTGATGATGGCCGGCATGGACCGCTACTACCAGATCGCGCGCTGCTTCCGCGACGAGGACCTGCGCGCCGACCGCCAGCCGGAATTCACCCAGCTCGACATCGAGATGGCCTTCGTGCGCGAGCAGGACATCCAGGACCGCGTCGAGGAACTGGTGCGGCATGTGTTCCGCACGGTGATCGGAGTGGAACTGGCCAACCCCTTCCCGCGCATGCCCTACTCGGAGGCGATGCGGCGCTATGGCTCGGACAAGCCGGATCTGCGCAACCCGCTGGAACTGGTCGACGTGGCCGAGTTCGTCAAGACCAGCGGCTTCAAGGTCTTCGCCGGCCCGGCCAACGACGCCGGCGGCCGCGTGGCCGCGCTGCGCGTGCCGAACGGCGCGACGCTGACGCGCAAGCAGATCGACGACTACGGCCCTTACGTGGCGCGCTACGGCGCCAAGGGCCTGGCGTGGATCCGCGTCGATGACCTCGCCAAGGGCCGCGACGGCATGACCAGCCCGATCGTCAAGTTCCTCGACGACGCGGCGCTGGACGGCATCCTCAAGGCCGTCGGTGCGCAGACCGGCGATTTGATCTTCTTCGGCGCCGGCCCGTACAAGACGGTGTCGGACTTCATGGGCGCGCTGCGCCTGGTGGTCGGCCGCGACTGCAAGCTGGTCGAGGACGGCTGGCGTCCGCTGTGGGTGGTCGATTTCCCGATGTTCGAGTTCGATCACGCAGAAAACCGCTGGGTCTCGCTGCACCACCCGTTCACCGCGCCGTCGATCGACGATGTGGCCGAGCTGACCGCCAACCCGGGCGATGCACTGTCGCGCGGCTACGACTGCGTGCTCAACGGCAACGAGATCGGCGGCGGCTCGATCCGCATCCACCGCCCGGAGCTGCAGTCGGCGGTGTTCCGCCTGCTGGGCATCGAGGAGGAAGAGGCCAAGGTCAAGTTCGGCTTCCTGCTCGAAGCGCTGCGCTACGGCTGCCCGCCGCACGGCGGCATCGCCTTCGGCATCGACCGCATCGCCACCCTGATGTGCGGGGTCGACTCGATCCGCGAGGTGATCGCCTTCCCGAAGACCGCCAGCGCCCAGTGCCCGCTGACCGACGCGCCGTCCGAGGTGCCTGACCGCCAGTTGCAGGAGCTCTCCGTGCGTGTGGTGCGCAAGGAAAAGGACGCGGCAAACGGTTGA
- a CDS encoding HD-GYP domain-containing protein, with translation MEIEERRVDIDQLAPGMYVSRLDRPWAETDFPLQGFRVDSQADVQRLGQVCRHVYIDVQKSVRAEAVTPLQRLGYDSVRLRGRPLPPPLAYTDSETLAEELPAARRAFDEAHALAASFIADVRAGRRLSPAALNGAIEPIVASVIRNADAFHWLNALRKRDSYSYSHAVNCCALAASFGRHLGFPREMLVDLASAGMLMDIGKSVLPQEMLARPGPLAPIEWPLVESHVSAGLRMLAESGIDQPEIVEMIRAHHERHDGSGYPARLSGSLIPLPARMLGLIDTFDALCSPRPHQVAMSRHDALQWLYRQRDLLFQAELIEQFSQSLGVYPTGTLVQLSTGEIAMVMAQNPARRLYPRVTVLTRADKTLDPAFRQVDLWLLANAGSGQTRVVIERALPPGAHGLDVSELYL, from the coding sequence ATGGAAATCGAAGAGCGCAGAGTCGACATCGACCAGCTAGCTCCGGGCATGTATGTCTCGCGGCTCGATCGCCCGTGGGCGGAAACCGACTTTCCGCTGCAGGGTTTCCGGGTAGACAGCCAGGCCGACGTGCAGCGACTGGGCCAGGTTTGCCGCCACGTCTACATCGACGTGCAGAAGAGTGTGCGCGCGGAGGCGGTGACGCCGCTGCAGCGCCTGGGTTACGACAGCGTGCGCCTGCGCGGGAGGCCGCTGCCACCGCCGCTGGCGTACACGGACAGCGAGACGCTGGCCGAAGAACTTCCGGCGGCACGGCGCGCCTTCGATGAAGCGCATGCGCTCGCCGCCAGCTTCATCGCCGATGTGCGTGCGGGGCGCCGGTTGTCGCCGGCGGCGCTGAATGGTGCGATCGAGCCGATCGTTGCCAGCGTGATCCGCAATGCGGATGCCTTCCATTGGCTCAATGCGCTGCGCAAACGCGATTCCTACAGCTACAGCCATGCGGTCAACTGCTGCGCGCTGGCAGCGAGCTTCGGCCGGCACCTGGGTTTCCCACGCGAGATGCTGGTCGACCTGGCCAGCGCCGGCATGCTGATGGATATCGGCAAGTCGGTGCTGCCGCAGGAAATGCTGGCACGCCCCGGCCCACTGGCGCCGATCGAGTGGCCCCTGGTCGAGTCGCACGTGTCAGCGGGTCTGCGCATGCTCGCCGAATCCGGGATCGACCAGCCCGAGATCGTGGAGATGATCCGCGCCCACCATGAACGCCACGATGGCTCGGGTTACCCCGCCCGGCTGAGTGGCAGCCTGATCCCGCTCCCGGCGCGGATGCTCGGCCTGATCGATACTTTCGATGCGCTGTGCAGCCCGCGACCGCATCAGGTCGCGATGTCGCGGCACGACGCGCTCCAATGGCTCTATCGCCAGCGCGACCTGCTGTTCCAGGCCGAGCTGATCGAGCAGTTCAGCCAGTCGCTGGGGGTTTACCCCACCGGCACCCTGGTGCAGCTCAGCACTGGCGAGATCGCCATGGTGATGGCGCAGAATCCCGCGCGACGTTTGTATCCGCGCGTCACCGTGCTGACCCGTGCGGACAAGACGCTGGATCCGGCCTTCCGCCAGGTGGACTTGTGGTTGCTGGCGAATGCCGGGTCCGGCCAGACCCGGGTGGTGATCGAACGCGCGCTGCCGCCCGGTGCGCATGGTCTCGACGTGAGCGAGCTCTACCTGTGA
- a CDS encoding EAL domain-containing protein produces the protein MLIGRADLDSIDRTLAESASHGASGLLLVHLRGMRQLVALLGIEAGAALADAAEARLRQLLRPQDQVWRLADDECLVVLPGLLSANHGMLAARKVQREFETPLDVLGRPMTPLLTLALATCTEADPDSDRLLRRALVALDRALERNNRLELAGDAADDLWLQDDLRDALVNNELSVLFQPVVALATRRIVAVEALARWNSRRHGIIPPSRFIALAEQAGLAPELTRWSVNAVLREYAPLRRQAPALRCAINLSPKVFSHYGFEDQIKSALAIWDVPPASLTLEVTETAVMEDPELSSAALRELRADGVRVAIDDFGQGYSSFSYLKHFPATELKIDQSFVTPMVRDARAAQLVRSIVDLAHHLDMEAVGEGVEDDQTAQALAALGCDLAQGYHLGRPMPARELLALM, from the coding sequence GTGCTGATCGGCCGCGCCGATCTCGACAGCATCGACCGGACCCTCGCGGAGTCCGCGTCGCATGGCGCATCCGGCCTGCTGCTGGTGCACTTGCGCGGCATGCGCCAACTGGTCGCGCTGCTGGGGATCGAGGCCGGCGCGGCGCTCGCCGATGCCGCCGAGGCGCGCTTGCGGCAGTTGCTGCGGCCTCAGGATCAGGTCTGGCGCCTGGCCGACGACGAATGCCTGGTGGTGCTGCCGGGTTTGCTCAGCGCCAACCACGGCATGCTTGCGGCACGCAAGGTCCAGCGCGAGTTCGAAACCCCGCTCGATGTCCTCGGCCGGCCGATGACGCCGCTGCTGACACTGGCGCTGGCTACCTGCACCGAGGCGGACCCGGACAGCGACCGCCTGCTCCGGCGCGCGCTGGTGGCGCTCGATCGCGCGCTGGAGCGCAACAACCGCCTGGAACTGGCGGGCGATGCCGCCGACGACCTCTGGCTGCAGGATGATCTGCGCGACGCGCTGGTCAACAATGAGCTGTCGGTGCTGTTCCAGCCGGTGGTGGCCTTGGCCACGCGGCGGATCGTCGCGGTGGAGGCGCTGGCGCGCTGGAACTCACGCCGGCACGGCATCATCCCGCCCAGCCGCTTCATCGCCCTGGCCGAGCAGGCCGGGCTGGCGCCGGAGCTGACGCGCTGGAGCGTGAATGCGGTCCTGCGCGAATACGCACCGCTGCGCAGGCAGGCGCCGGCGCTGCGCTGCGCGATCAACCTGTCGCCCAAGGTGTTCAGTCACTACGGTTTCGAGGACCAGATCAAGTCCGCGCTGGCGATCTGGGACGTGCCGCCGGCCAGCCTGACGCTGGAAGTCACCGAAACCGCGGTGATGGAGGATCCCGAGCTGAGCAGCGCCGCCCTGCGCGAGTTGCGCGCGGACGGTGTCCGGGTGGCGATCGACGACTTCGGCCAGGGCTATTCCTCGTTCTCCTACCTCAAGCATTTCCCGGCGACCGAACTGAAGATCGACCAGTCCTTCGTCACGCCGATGGTCCGCGACGCGCGCGCCGCGCAACTGGTGCGCTCGATCGTCGACCTCGCCCACCATCTGGACATGGAGGCGGTGGGCGAGGGCGTGGAGGACGACCAGACCGCCCAGGCGCTCGCCGCACTGGGTTGCGATCTCGCCCAGGGCTATCACCTCGGCCGGCCGATGCCGGCCCGGGAACTGCTGGCGTTGATGTAG
- a CDS encoding NADP-dependent oxidoreductase encodes MPHSLHLIARPEGEPKDSDFELRPIAPRELHDGEARVAVRYVSVDPAMRIWMTEQKSYWPPVGLGEVMRAGGAGEVVESKNPKLPVGTWVGGMTGVTEELITDGRGLRAFDARALPDPTWALHVFGATGFTAYFGLKEIGQAKAGETVVVSAAAGAVGSTVVQLAKAWGCRVIGIAGGPDKCAYVKDELGADGVIDYKSEKVGKALAEQCPDGIDVYFDNVGGEILDSVLKRLRLRARIVVCGGISQYNATGEMRGPANYLSLISSRARMEGFVVIDYLHRGEEAIAAMAPLVMAGKLKGKVDVIEGLANFPAALRHLLAGKNFGKQVLKV; translated from the coding sequence ATGCCCCACTCCCTGCACCTCATCGCCCGCCCTGAAGGCGAGCCCAAGGATTCCGATTTCGAACTGCGCCCGATCGCGCCGCGTGAATTGCACGATGGCGAGGCGCGGGTGGCGGTGCGCTATGTGTCGGTGGATCCGGCGATGCGCATCTGGATGACCGAGCAGAAGTCCTACTGGCCGCCGGTGGGCCTGGGCGAGGTGATGCGCGCCGGCGGCGCCGGCGAGGTGGTCGAGTCGAAGAACCCGAAGCTGCCGGTCGGCACCTGGGTGGGCGGCATGACCGGCGTGACCGAGGAACTGATCACCGACGGCCGCGGGCTGCGCGCCTTCGACGCGCGCGCGCTGCCGGATCCCACCTGGGCGCTGCATGTGTTCGGCGCCACCGGATTCACCGCCTATTTTGGCCTCAAGGAGATCGGCCAGGCCAAGGCGGGCGAGACCGTGGTGGTCTCCGCGGCCGCCGGCGCGGTCGGCTCCACCGTGGTGCAACTGGCCAAGGCCTGGGGCTGCCGCGTGATCGGCATTGCCGGCGGCCCGGACAAGTGCGCCTACGTGAAGGATGAACTTGGTGCTGACGGCGTCATCGACTACAAGTCCGAGAAGGTCGGCAAGGCGCTGGCGGAACAGTGCCCGGATGGCATCGATGTCTATTTCGACAACGTCGGCGGCGAGATCCTCGACTCGGTGCTCAAGCGCCTGCGCCTGCGCGCCCGCATCGTGGTCTGCGGCGGCATCTCGCAGTACAACGCCACCGGCGAGATGCGCGGCCCGGCCAACTACCTCTCGCTGATTTCGTCACGCGCCCGGATGGAGGGATTCGTCGTGATCGACTACCTGCACCGCGGCGAGGAAGCCATCGCCGCGATGGCACCGCTGGTGATGGCCGGCAAGCTCAAGGGCAAGGTCGACGTGATCGAGGGACTGGCGAATTTCCCGGCGGCGCTGCGCCATCTGCTGGCGGGGAAAAACTTCGGCAAGCAGGTGCTGAAGGTCTGA
- the rraA gene encoding ribonuclease E activity regulator RraA: MAPPVTLATTDLSDAHPEARALAPVFRDFGGVTAFHGRAVTLKVFEDNALVRATLETPGDGRVLVVDGGGSLRCALVGGMLAELGRRNNWAGIIVNGCVRDLAELVQHAIGIKALAPHPRKSEKGLHTGHAGRVVEFAGCTIAPDDWIYADVDGVLVSGVRLHAG; this comes from the coding sequence ATGGCCCCGCCCGTGACGCTCGCCACCACCGACCTTTCCGATGCCCACCCTGAAGCCCGCGCGCTGGCGCCGGTCTTTCGCGATTTCGGCGGCGTGACCGCTTTCCACGGGCGCGCGGTGACGCTCAAGGTATTCGAAGACAACGCACTGGTGCGCGCCACCCTGGAAACCCCGGGCGACGGCCGGGTGCTGGTGGTGGATGGCGGCGGCTCGCTGCGCTGCGCGCTGGTAGGCGGCATGCTGGCCGAGCTCGGGCGGCGCAACAATTGGGCCGGCATCATCGTCAATGGCTGCGTCCGCGACCTGGCCGAGCTGGTCCAGCACGCCATCGGCATCAAGGCGCTCGCCCCCCATCCGCGCAAGAGCGAGAAGGGCCTGCACACCGGCCATGCAGGCCGCGTGGTGGAATTCGCCGGCTGCACCATCGCGCCTGATGACTGGATCTACGCGGACGTGGACGGCGTGCTGGTGTCGGGTGTACGGCTACATGCCGGGTGA